Below is a window of Lepisosteus oculatus isolate fLepOcu1 chromosome 8, fLepOcu1.hap2, whole genome shotgun sequence DNA.
ACCTGGTTCCAGAAGCATTTTTCCCCCTCTTTTGCCCCATGTGGTATATAACATGGGCCACTGACATGAGGCGTGTAATCCAGCCACCATTTACAGAAAAGCTTTACTGGAAGGGATGAGCTAAGAAGTGTAGCTTTAAACCCCATTACAGCTCTCCACCACCAGAAGAATCCAGAAGGGGACCACCTAGGCCCTCACACACAGGCATCCAAATCAGCCATCCCTTACCCCACAACAAGCCTTGCACTCACAATTCAACCAATTCGGGAGTTTTTCCTACAATACCTCCTGTTTATTAATATGGATTCATACCCTGTTGGTTATATGACTTAGCATTATTATAGAGACACTGGCCgtgagagcaaaaaaaaaaaatgtgctcaaCTAGAATCTTTATAATACCTTAAGCGTGgcttttttcccttttgctATCAAACCACTTGGAAGATTCTAATTTTAGACATAAATAATTACGTAAAGAAAAGATGCAAAagaatgaagttttttttttaagtgagggGCAAAATAGCTCAGATGTACAGGTTAGTGGGAGTTCTGCTGCACTGTTTTTGAagtcaagacaaaaaaaaaaatcactccttTTATACAAGGCTGTAATACAGCACAGAACTTTACAGAACAGTTTCTGAGGGATATTTAAGTGGACCAGTGTTTCATAAGAGCAGTTTCACAGTTGCAGCAGTGGTgttatgtttgtgtgggttgcCTCCATCAAGGCCAGATAACCAAAACACCATGAGCTGTTTCTCCATCCCTGCAGGAACATGACTCCTGTGTATTACCAGTAAGTAGTTTTCCCCAAATGCAAGGATTTTACAGCTGAAAGCCACAGGAGTTAGTATTATGTTTAGAGTGGCTTTAAGCTGGACACCCAAATTCTGACTTACAACAATGCAGAATAGACTGTGCAGATACTGCTTTCTCTTTAAAACTACCAATAACCACAAACAGAATTTCACTAAGTTTGTTTTAtacaaatcacaaaaaataGTAACCAACTTTACAATGCATACAACTGATAGATTGTCTTCCTTCATGAATGTattccaaataaaaagaaatacatgCAATGGTATGCTAATTCTTCTTGTGTTCTAGCATGCACTCCTCAGCCCTTAAAGCTTCTTTTACGACATACTGTAATCAAGGCATCTTTGATACTGTATTACTAAAACATGACAAGAGTCTTGCGACAAGCCAGGATTACTAGAAGTACAGCGCATGTGGAAAAACGGGGTGAAACCCAAACAGGGAGGCGCCTTCTCCATCCgtaccccccccacccctcaaACCCACAGCACACGAAAACCACAGTGGGAGAATCATGCCACACGAGCAACCAACATGAAACTGCTCTTGAACAGCACAAACCCCAAGAAGCCAACAAGCTTCCAAGTTCGTAAGGAGTGAGACGCTAAGGGTTAGCATTGAAAGCAGCAGCAACAGTAGTACAGGCCACGGCGGACAGGGCGCTATACTGATTGGTAGCCCGTGCGGCTCTTCCTCCGTCCAATCAGGTAAGAGATAAGCACGAGGATGATTAGGAAGCCCAAAGCCACCCCGACAGCGACAGGCACAAGAAAGCTCAGGTCAGTGTCCAGGAAACACTCTTCCGCTGTCGTggggaagagagagaaagggagaaAGAGGAGCAGAAATTCCATGTTAAATGCCAAAGGCTTGGAACCCGAAACGGAATAAATCAGTGGTGCGGCACAGAAGCAGCATCCTGAAAAGGAGGAGAAACTGGAACGTGAACGGAAAAGCTCCCAGCAAGGTATTCACAGGAACGTTCCCAGTAACTAAGTTCATCACTACTTTTTATCCTGTTGgggaaaataattttttttaaaatcctttagGGCATGCATCACATCCATACTTTTAAAAGGCATGCAATGGTGATCCTGTTGGAAAAACAAGGATCCATGGACACCTGTGCTAGGAAGCAGGATTGGTTTCCTTCTTCTGTAGGAAGGATCACTCTGGGGGGGTGATGGGAAAGCCACTCGCACACCAACATGtagaaaagtattttattgCGTCATTTCAACACGAGACAAATGCAAACGTTCCCAAAGACAATCAAGAGAAACATTTCTGGTATTTTTACACCAGCTTATACAAACAGGTATGGAACCACATTAAGGGACAGAACAGAGCTAAAAAGTAACTGCAGTTTGGGGAAGGAGGAACAAATTAAAGACAGCAGCAAATTCAAAGATTATTTGTGGTTAATTGTAAAATTTTTATATCCTATCAGCTTTCAGCATTTaatagcagtaaaaaaaaagtagcaCTTCCATGCAAATTCAGGAATTTTCCTACTTCCGTTTTGTGACAAGTGCGCAGGTGGCAAAAACTAAATTTTTAGGTGTAGATGCATTTAGACATCTAAATTTACAtaaaacacagcaaaaaaaaaactttacgtAGTGGATTTTTATAAGGATCAACAACACTAAAGCCAACAGCCACTGCAGAACAATGGAGTGAGATTCTGCTTAAATTTCAGGCCTTCAGCTTCCACAGAAAGGTCACCTTTCTAGAACGATTCATATCCACCCGCCGGGTTTTTCCTCCGTCCGACAAAATACGCCACCAGTACAACAAGAACCAGAACTCCAAGCGCCACTCCGACCACTATGGGCACAATGAAGCTGTCGTGCTTATCAGATGAGCATTCCTCAGCTAGGCAAGAAAAAGCCATGAATATACAAGTTACACAAACAATCAATCCAAAAACTAACTGCAAGAGAAAGTACTTGAAATGTGGCGTTAAATTGAATATCTGAGGTGTGGTTGACACTTTTTATACAGTGACATTTAACAGTCTAACCATCTTCTAAAATCTCATTCCCAACTCTAAAGGAATGTTTCAGAGGAGCTCCAGTTACATCTTCTGCATCATCTTTTAGAACTTCACAGCCAAGCACACACATCTTGCTGTTACAGCACTGAGCTTCTTTCCTTAACCACCTTGCCAATGTTGCAggggtgagaaaaaaaaagacttgcatAATGTACACCACAAACACAGGGACAACCAAACATATCTTAAGAAACTGCATACCAAGATGCGCAGCACTGAGCTCTTACAAAAGAACTAGGTGTGCATgaactttttaaacattttacagatCGACCCAAAGTGCATGAGAGATTGTTAAGTCtgtatagatagataatacttcattaatcccgtagggaaattgatgaaatttccctacgggattaataaagtattattaatACAGGTATAAGGCTATTTTATCTAAAAAAACGACACGTCCCACCAGGAATACCAGCCCACACCCCCAGAACGATTCTGCATTCTATTCTGCGCTACTATTAATTTCTTTGGAGAAACAAAAAAGTGCATTTGGAAAACAATTTCAGATACAAGCAATTCATAAATTCACCTCTTATTTGGGTGTGCTGTTCAATAAACTATCAAGTGTAATGAGTAGCAGGATGGCTGCAAGTTACTGTGGATGAACAGCAAGTGGTATATTGAGATAAAATACTGTGGCTTCTATGGCAATCTTGCAGTCTTGATTTAGAAAAGGGTCAAATTAAAGTTTTGGTGCAATAAACTAGGTTACTGTACAGGCAAATCAACTGAACTTTAAAGTGGTTAAAAGCTGTATTGATTCAGATGGTTAATACTAGGAGATCTGATATTTAGCatgcaatttattttacaaaaaaatgacaCAGCCCAAAATACATTTACGTGCAGATGTTTTGGCCATGAAATTAATCCTTCCCTGATCCCCGATACACTGGTATGTTAAGGTACTGAGCAAGTCACAGCTAAACAGCACAGTAATCGTTGACAAATGTATCAAAGCAGCCAGTTTACGGAAATGCAAAAATTGATTGTTATAGCAAAGTGCAAATAAAAGCAGTTTAAACAATCAGCTACATGAACACAAATATTTCCTACATATTCTATAGGACTATCCCTTTTTCAACCTAATGCCAAGAGactgtaaattgtttttaaaagctaCTGCTCAACCTTTGTTTTGAAGTTTGTCAGTGCAGGCGCACTTTTATTCCACTTCGATAAAGGTATGTCTTGAAATACACGAATGTTGGTGAACAGGATTTTGTGTGGAACGCTAACAGGATAGCATAAGGTGGATTAACAAACACAAGAGACTTAGTCtgtggcggggggggggggggggacccccaaactgatttaaaaacaagtttcaACTAAAGTATTGAGAAAACTAACATCCCTGGTGACATCCAGTGGGATTCGGCAGCTAATGTCAAGAAGACGAGTAACTAAGCACAACAGGCAGAGCAGTATGTATTGAGGCTACAGCCCTGCCACGGTTACAGAATCCGTTACAGAGGACCAGTGTGAAAGAATGCTCAAGTCTTTCACAGGGAACAGGGAGAATTAGGGAACGGCACTTTTGCAAATTCCTTGACAAACATTCCTGCTTCAGATGTAGGTAAGGTAAACTCAGAACAAAGGTTGAGCTTTGTGGTCGCAGACTAAAGTATCTGACACTCCATACACAGCAATGTTCTTCACCAAGTGATGAAGTGCAAAGCTGAGACAATACACGTTTACTAAGCATCTTCATCCTAGAGATGGCCAAGATGTCTAATGGGCTAAACAAACACTCCACAGAAGAGTGTGGGAGTACCGAATTGCTTAATCCACCAGTAAGCTTTGGCTAGTGTGAGAGGACAGAGAAGAGTCCAATCAACCTAGAGAAATGAGGTACAGTGCTCTTACACTGGGTAAATGAGTGAATGACATTGGAGCAGATGGAAGTGTGCCAATAGTTGCGCCTGAGACTACACCGATAAAATTACATGAACACAACACAGGGAATGCCATGTGGAGGAAGCAAGTGCAGGTTCAGTTTCATTCTGCATAATGTTAAGGAAAGCCACTTAAAACAAGACCAGACCATCAGATATCGGACTACCACTGCCTGCGCAAGGAAAACCAGTGGAAAAAGTTAAGGTGAGCAGCAAACCTTTTTCCAGGCACCGGGGCTCAGAAAGGGGGGGAAGCCACATTTCAACGTCTCAGCTGAAATAGAGCATCACCCCCCTGCCTTTGGGAAAACAGTTTCTGAAGTTTGGGAAAACAAGCCTGAAGTCCCAGGTTCTCTGGCAGCCTTAGATAATTTTTTGCCAAGTAGGACCACAGTAAGCTGCAAGCAGTCACTGCTGCACCATAGCTCACACACAAGGTGCTGTAACCATGCCAGAGCGCCAGGTGGCACTGCTCATTTCTCCCACCACAGTCCGTCTCATGGCCGGTGCTACACAGCCCTTTAAAAGCATGCCCTGTGGACTGACTTCAGTCACCCAGGCTCAGATCTGGTATGTGCGcaagattttaaatgtattacagGACCAAAACGGAACTTGCACTTGCccctggaaagaagaaaaaaaattcagcatcaaTCCATTAAGTTAACTGCAAATGATTGTTTTAGAGGGTCTGATATCCAACGTAGGTCTTTCTTCTACCAATCACATATGCAATCACTACAATGAGAATCAAGCCTGCCAGAGCAGCGCCAACAATAATTGGGATTAGAATGCTGGTGTCATCCACTGAGCATTCCTGAGctgcagacaaaaagaaaaaatagacgactttaaaattaaaaatgaaaagcaatagattaaaaaaaaaatcgctgCTAAACACACGTCTGGATTTGGAAAAGGTGCCGATGGGGCTTTTATTAATGCGATTCATCCAGAGTGGAGGAGAGAGCTGGCGAGTTTGCCATGATCATTCATGCTTTATATATAGATAAAATCAAAAAAGAAGCAAGTCTCAAATGGTCTAATAATAAATGTAATCCATGTCAAGCACTGCACAGATCCAACAAAACTATTTATAAAAGGAGGTTACCGGGTCTCTAGCGCACACTGCTCAAACCTAATCAGAAGTCATATAAAGACATACTCAAGTGACAATACTCACAGGGGTAAGCCCAACTTACCTGTAGAAAACTTCCCAGCTTTCACGTCAAAAGGCTGCACTCTGAGCTCCAAGGTGGTGATGGAGAGGTCCCTGGCGATGCTGTAGGTCTGCTGCTTGTTGCACATGTAGGAGCTGCCGAGAGATGCCTCCCAGTAACCCAGGGAGCTGTTGCTGCTGTTGAAAATACCTACAGGAGAGCAGAAATTGCCCAGGTTGGTTACAGCTAGAAGGATAAAGGGCCGAAAGTTTCAGAAGATTTTCCTTTTTAGTAAAGGACTATCCTATTCACACATTCGAAACAATATAATTTCTGCATCAAAATTGCCACTTAAGTCATGCATTCATTTCTTAGTGGATAAACTATTGTCTATTTagtcccccccacccccatcttaagaGTACGTTAGGAAAATGTAAAAACCATACCCATTAAGGCAAGAGTCTCACTTACTTGAGCCGTTTAAACTTAGTTTTACGGACACTCCCTGCAGGACAAATTTCTTGGAATTGCTCTGTAAAAACGCAGACAAACTCCGTTAGAACCAAGATGAACCGGAGGACAAGTCAGTAAGATTTCCTTTATGCCGAACTGGTCCCAACAGAAACGGTGACCACGGCCATTATCATGACCCTGAGAGGAGATGAAGGACAGCCTCACCGTGCTCCACTGCTGGCTCACCTTGTTAAAGCTGAAGGCCACAGTCTTCTCTTCGTCATCCAGCGTCAAGGTGGACTCACTGCCATCGGTACTGCACCTCCCGCCAGCTTTAGTCTTATTGGGATTAATGTTCACCTGCAACCAATCCTTTAGAGGCAGAGTAAATAATTTAACCTTAAGTAGAGGCTGCATATTTCCACTGTAGACAAACTTTTAGGGATATAACATCTCTCTTCCAATTCTGCAGAACAGGTTGGTGAACAACAAGTCCTGAACAGCAGAAAAAACCTTTTCTTCTAGCCCATTTAAGGACTTGAAGAAAAGGTACCACCCCTACTCCGCTTAAACGGATTAACAATACAGACCGAATTGGGTATGGTACTCCCAGAAAACCAGGAGGCAACGTAGGTCTTCCAATAACCAGATTTAAGATCCCTGGCTCTGAAGCCTGTGGGACAAATCCTGGAATCCTGTGCCCTGCAAGTTCACAGGCCTAAGATCAAATAAGGAAGTCTTGTGGGGTGGGGGGATACCAAGGAAACACTTTGCAGTAAAAGCATGCAGCAAGTCGGAGGACAATATCCACAGGGGGTCCTCACTCATACCTTTCCATTGAGCGTGTAGTTGACCTGCAGGCCCATGGTGGCCAGGAGACAGACTGTGCCGTTTCCGTCGGTGATGTTGTAAGCGTGCTTCTCTGGGCGGGGCAGGGGCGGCGCCggcgtggtggtggtgggggctgCAGTCGTGGTGGCATTGGGAGCCGTGGTGTGAGCGGTGGTGTTGGGGGCAGTTGTGTGAGCGGTGGTGTTGGGGGCAGTTGTGTGAGCGGTGGTGGGCGTTGGGGTCACGGGGGTGTCTTCTGGACACACAGTCTCTGTAAAGAAAGAGGTCTTAGCAATTAGGGGTGAGGGGGGACACAAGATTAATACCTGCAGCAACACCAtgcatcaaatatttttttgcagcaGCATGCAGTAACCCAGTTACCCCCCAAAATCCTGAAAGATCCGGGCACACAGCTTAACTGGGCACTAACCAGCAGTGAAACTAACCGTCTGACCTTTTGTGAATTCTTCACGTCATATTGCGACGACAAATCCGAAAACCCCATCAGAGTTCAATGACGGAACCCAGACAAACCTGCACATACAGACTGGAGGCTCTTTTATGGACTTGAGCAGCTTGAGAGCTGCAGGGATTTACCTTGGCAGCAGCAAGAGTATCGGAACAAAAAGTCCAACATGCAGCAGGTTGCCGACACTCCTAAGAATTACCACAGAGGTTAGCGAGGATGCAAATCATTTCCGCCCGGCACACTCACCGTTCTGGCTGACAGTGCCGTTGAGTACGAACACCTCCAAGGTCACATTCCAAAAGGTCTGCGTGATGCCATCCTTCTCAAAGGACTCGTCGCTCCTGCACCGGTAGGTGGTGTCCACGGGAATGTCATAAGGTTGCAAACGGATTTCCACCCTTTTCAAGCCTGCCGCCACCATGCAAGACAAACAAACGTCAAGCACAAGCACCGACGTTTGCAAACGAGTCTGTTCCATTTCAGAAACAATTAGTGCTCGATTTTGAATACCTGGCTATTTTCTCAGAAAAGGGCTTATAATAAGGGCATGGGATTTAGGGTAACTTGTTGCAACGCTGATAACCTCCTGCTGCTCATTAGCTGCAATTAAATACTTTAAGATACAAATCATTGCATAAGAATaacacctgaaaaaaaaatccacagacAAGAATGTATTATTTCTACTTTTCTATATGGAATTTACTGCTACTTGTAATGGAAACATTTCAGATCCACTTTCTTATGTGACAATTCACAGAGATTTTAACAGGGAACCTACCTGGGAGTGGACCAATTCACTATCTGTCACACACAAGCACCGGCAAACTTACCCTTTTCAGTGGCATTTGGAAAGCTGCTCGTATCACCGAGATTGTAGGTGAAGACTTCGACCTCTGCTCTGTAAGAATTATTACTCAGCGAGTAGTTTACAGAGAGGGAATGACCTTCTCCAAAACCAATCATCAACACAGAGCTGTTGGTACCACACGAGCTTCCATCCGTGTCCACGGTCTCTGGCAGACGTAAAGTTGCAGTCTGAAGAATCGGAAATTAAAGAAgcgttaaaaacacaaatgagtACTGGAACCAACAGCATTGTTAATGCCTCTTCATACACACAGTCTTCCACCTGAAACATGCAAACACATGACCTTACATTGCCACACATGGAGAGCCTTACAAAAGACTACCTATTCACCTAAGAACATCCTTAAGATTTAATGGGAAATGGATGCAGGTGCCACAGCATACACGCAGTCaggatattttaaattttatcttGTCTGCCTGCTTAGAATGATCTACATACGTTTCCTTCAACCAAATCCTCAACCAGAAAAATGACTCATACTAATCCTTCTCATGACCACATTGGGTTCAATACAGAAAGCTTTTGTAATTATTCCTAGGACTGTTAAAGAAATGTTGAGATGTAAGTGATGGAAGGCAGATCAGCCTCTTCTGTATGTGGATTCCTTATTGATCCAGGGCTCTCATCctgccttttttatttaaggGTCCTGGGAATCTTTTGGTTTGCGTCAGACACCCATGAGAGTGTATAAACAAAATAGTGTTTGAAAGGTACTAACGTGTTCCAGGCTTTTCCCCAGTGACAACTCCTACAAGAACAGCCACTCAAAGCCTCGAACACAAAtgacttaatattttaaactcAAAAGGTATTGATCGTCAACCCAAAGGACCCTTTTAGGATCAAAGTAACAGACCAGGCAACAGTGCATCTAACCGAGAACTGGTGCTTCTTCAAGCATATAGGAAATCTTTGATCACAAGTAACCATAACAGCTGGCACAGCCACATGGCTCTACTAGTATGAAGTTCTGCTCTTGATGCAGGAACTCCACACAATGAGCTGCACTTACAGAATTAGTGGTGTTTGTTTTGTAGACGATAGTGAAGTTGGCCATCAGGCTGTTATAGATGCATATCTTGCCATCTTTATCCTTTACAGTCACGTCTGTGGTGCGAGACTGGGGGATTCCtggaataaaaagttaaaaacaatattgtggTATTAGGAGCGTTCAGTTTACGAAGAGCGTGTGGGGAATTCTTTCATCTCCTCTATTGGCTTAAAGCAACAGAACTCAGGGGTGGACCCGATAGACTGGAGACGAGATACTTTACAGCCGCTGCTTTTGGGTCAGCTGAAACTGGAAGACACTATATTGCAATCAATACCAGGTGCAGCAAATTTACTGCAGTAATTCCCCAAATATTTTACAGAGGCAATGTTGAGACAAAAGGAACGCAGAGGATATCAGGAATAAAGGAAAACCATCAGCCTCTCGGACAGCAGTATTGCCCAGCCTCAGCTCCTCAATGGTCATACAGTTTCACAAGTGCTTGTATCCACCAGCCGACAGGAATTCCCCACCTATTCTGCAACAGGTTAAGATTACACACAGAAGTAACACCATAGCGGTGAAACTCGGGCATTCTGACCCCAGCCTCCTCCACGATGGGCAGATGCACCAAACCCATAGAGAGCTGGTGGCTCTTCCGGAGTGCTAAAGATTCCATTGCACTCGGAAACATTTCTCAACGCTCCTTTAGTTACACCCCGACTCTTACAGCAATTAGCATGCATGTGTGGataacaattaaagagaacttaCAATTCTGACCGCCTTCCCACAGTCTTGCAACATCACTCAAATCACAGAGCCACAAATAAGATTACAAACAG
It encodes the following:
- the lamp2 gene encoding lysosome-associated membrane glycoprotein 2 isoform X2, whose amino-acid sequence is MDGSAILGLFLILGCGIPQSRTTDVTVKDKDGKICIYNSLMANFTIVYKTNTTNSTATLRLPETVDTDGSSCGTNSSVLMIGFGEGHSLSVNYSLSNNSYRAEVEVFTYNLGDTSSFPNATEKGLKRVEIRLQPYDIPVDTTYRCRSDESFEKDGITQTFWNVTLEVFVLNGTVSQNETVCPEDTPVTPTPTTAHTTAPNTTAHTTAPNTTAHTTAPNATTTAAPTTTTPAPPLPRPEKHAYNITDGNGTVCLLATMGLQVNYTLNGKDWLQVNINPNKTKAGGRCSTDGSESTLTLDDEEKTVAFSFNKSNSKKFVLQGVSVKLSLNGSSIFNSSNSSLGYWEASLGSSYMCNKQQTYSIARDLSITTLELRVQPFDVKAGKFSTAEECFLDTDLSFLVPVAVGVALGFLIILVLISYLIGRRKSRTGYQSV
- the lamp2 gene encoding lysosome-associated membrane glycoprotein 2 isoform X1 encodes the protein MDGSAILGLFLILGCGIPQSRTTDVTVKDKDGKICIYNSLMANFTIVYKTNTTNSTATLRLPETVDTDGSSCGTNSSVLMIGFGEGHSLSVNYSLSNNSYRAEVEVFTYNLGDTSSFPNATEKGLKRVEIRLQPYDIPVDTTYRCRSDESFEKDGITQTFWNVTLEVFVLNGTVSQNETVCPEDTPVTPTPTTAHTTAPNTTAHTTAPNTTAHTTAPNATTTAAPTTTTPAPPLPRPEKHAYNITDGNGTVCLLATMGLQVNYTLNGKDWLQVNINPNKTKAGGRCSTDGSESTLTLDDEEKTVAFSFNKSNSKKFVLQGVSVKLSLNGSSIFNSSNSSLGYWEASLGSSYMCNKQQTYSIARDLSITTLELRVQPFDVKAGKFSTAEECSSDKHDSFIVPIVVGVALGVLVLVVLVAYFVGRRKNPAGGYESF
- the lamp2 gene encoding lysosome-associated membrane glycoprotein 2 isoform X3 — protein: MDGSAILGLFLILGCGIPQSRTTDVTVKDKDGKICIYNSLMANFTIVYKTNTTNSTATLRLPETVDTDGSSCGTNSSVLMIGFGEGHSLSVNYSLSNNSYRAEVEVFTYNLGDTSSFPNATEKGLKRVEIRLQPYDIPVDTTYRCRSDESFEKDGITQTFWNVTLEVFVLNGTVSQNETVCPEDTPVTPTPTTAHTTAPNTTAHTTAPNTTAHTTAPNATTTAAPTTTTPAPPLPRPEKHAYNITDGNGTVCLLATMGLQVNYTLNGKDWLQVNINPNKTKAGGRCSTDGSESTLTLDDEEKTVAFSFNKSNSKKFVLQGVSVKLSLNGSSIFNSSNSSLGYWEASLGSSYMCNKQQTYSIARDLSITTLELRVQPFDVKAGKFSTAQECSVDDTSILIPIIVGAALAGLILIVVIAYVIGRRKTYVGYQTL